In one Lolium rigidum isolate FL_2022 chromosome 3, APGP_CSIRO_Lrig_0.1, whole genome shotgun sequence genomic region, the following are encoded:
- the LOC124703203 gene encoding F-box/kelch-repeat protein At1g67480-like has protein sequence MLTLVGTREQFVQPKTCLRATMQLKAPTRPKLSSCFVPQRDCNQSCALIPGLPEDLAKICLALVPRSHFPVMGGVSKRWMSFLENKELVTVRKEVGKLEEYVYVLTADSGAKGSHWEVLEGQGQKNTPLPPMPGPTKAGFGVIVLDGKLIVVAGYDADHGKECVSDEVYKYDPFLNRWTALSKMNVARCDFACAEVDGVIYVAGGFGPSGDSLSSVEVYDPEQNKWMLIEGLRRPRWGCFGCSFDGKMYVMGGRSSFTIGNSRSIDVYNTNNHAWGEVKNGCVMVTAHAVLGEKLFCIEWKNQRSLAIFNPADNSWQKVPVPLTGSSSTRFSLGIHKGKLLLFSMEEEPGYQTLMYDPAAPTGSEWCTSKLKPSGLCLCSVTIKA, from the exons ATGCTTACACTTGTTGGTACACGCGAACAATTTGTTCAACCAAAGACGTGCCTCCGTGCTACAATGCAACTCAAGGCTCCAACAAGGCCAAAACTTTCCTCATGCTTTGTGCCACAAAGAGATTGCAATCAGTCTTGTGCTTTAATACCTGGCTTGCCAGAAGACCTGGCAAAGATATGCCTTGCCCTTGTTCCTCGAAGTCACTTCCCTGTCATGGGTGGAGTGTCCAAGAGATGGATGTCATTCCTAGAGAACAAAGAATTAGTTACTGTAAGGAAAGAGGTTGGAAAGCTTGAGGAGTATGTGTACGTTTTGACTGCTGATTCTGGAGCAAAGGGGTCTCATTGGGAGGTTTTGGAGGGCCAGGGGCAAAAGAACACCCCTCTTCCACCTATGCCTGGACCAACCAAAGCTGGGTTTGGTGTAATTGTCCTTGAtgggaagctcattgttgttgctGGCTATGATGCTGACCATGGGAAGGAATGTGTCTCTGATGAGGTTTACAAATATGATCCTTTCCTCAACAG GTGGACTGCCCTTTCTAAGATGAATGTGGCTCGTTGCGACTTTGCCTGTGCAGAGGTTGATGGTGTGATATATGTTGCTGGTGGATTTGGTCCCAGTGGTGACAGTTTATCTAGCGTAGAAGTTTATGACCCAGAACAAAATAAATGGATGTTGATCGAGGGCCTTCGCAGGCCAAGATGGGGTTGCTTTGGGTGTAGCTTTGATGGGAAGATGTACGTCATGGGTGGCCGTTCGAGTTTCACAATTGGTAACTCCCGTTCCATTGATGTGTACAATACAAATAACCATGCCTGGGGTGAGGTCAAGAACGGCTGTGTAATGGTCACCGCTCATGCTGTTCTTGGTGAGAAGCTCTTCTGCATTGAATGGAAGAATCAGAGGTCACTCGCGATTTTCAACCCAGCAGATAATTCCTGGCAGAAGGTCCCAGTGCCGCTTACTGGTAGTTCAAGCACAAGATTTTCTCTTGGGATACACAAGGGTAAGTTGCTGTTGTTCTCAATGGAGGAAGAACCCGGATATCAGACACTGATGTATGATCCTGCTGCACCAACGGGATCTGAATGGTGCACGTCTAAGCTCAAGCCATCGGGATTATGCCTGTGCAGTGTGACCATCAAAGCTTGA
- the LOC124696251 gene encoding uncharacterized protein LOC124696251 codes for MATAKRAKAKAARAKAAEAAKAAMASAYEAEWSARTEAARAAKVAKAKAEEADEAAKIATAKAQEAEEAAEIAKAMAEEAAKVKGAKDEMRRRLKEEETECEAEWFAPRFRRHWNPLYANRGVRTFLQTTSIPAMRYTYPASDDRPKAMEGLQIVSVKIASIKDPLHWPLQVYGVVAARDVLDHKRNIIFHRSRKNCQTITPEEPYLALTGPSRAIAVSVDPSYVEVSLKVKGATKAEDKDLSELAMMYRAGCVLSGIYPSRLSTLELKFGHIGRSVEATVCIKLKAGSWPPCFRGVFSAAIVNTHDDLKVKLLDSGDDGLPVDADGVIRLSRRVVSAGLGVPLKISIVISPIHEDQVVECSEATFKPERAGISLNELGVSFCSMEVSVAWSCFRYE; via the exons ATGGCTACGGCTAAGAGAGCTAAAGCGAAAGCTGCCAGGGCCAAGGCCGCGGAAGCTGCCAAGGCAGCCATGGCGAGCGCCTACGAGGCCGAGTGGTCAGCAAGAACAGAGGCCGCACGAGCCGCCAAGGTAGCCAAGGCAAAGGCCGAAGAGGCCGACGAGGCTGCTAAGATAGCCACCGCGAAAGCCCAAGAGGCAGAAGAAGCCGCCGAGATTGCCAAAGCCATGGCCGAAGAGGCCGCCAAGGTGAAGGGAGCCAAGGACGAGATGAGGCGGCGGCTAAAAGAAGAGGAAACGGAGTGCGAGGCAGAGTGGTTTGCCCCCAGGTTCCGCCGTCACTGGAACCCATTGTACGCCAACCGCGGCGTCCGCACCTTCCTCCAAACCA CATCTATACCCGCCATGCGTTACACGTACCCTGCATCAGATGACCGCCCCAAAGCCATGGAAGGTTTGCAGATCGTCTCGGTCAAAATCGCATCGATCAAGGACCCTTTACACTGGCCACTGCAAGTGTATGGCGTCGTCGCCGCACGCGATGTATTGGATCACAAGCGCAACATTATCTTCCACCGCTCCAGGAAGAACTGTCAAACCATCACTCCAGAGGAGCCGTATCTTGCATTGACCGGCCCTAGCCGCGCCATTGCCGTGTCAGTGGACCCTTCATACGTCGAGGTTTCGCTGAAAGTCAAGGGCGCCACTAAAGCCGAGGATAAAGATCTGAGCGAACTAGCTATGATGTACAGAGCTGGGTGTGTTCTAAGCGGTATTTACCCTAGCAGGCTCAGCACGTTGGAACTCAAGTTCGGCCACATTGGTCGCTCTGTGGAGGCTACAGTCTGTATCAAACTCAAGGCTGGGTCATGGCCACCTTGTTTTCGAGGTGTATTCAGTGCTGCCATTGTTAATACGCACGACGACCTAAAAGTCAAGTTACTTGATTCCGGGGATGATGGTTTGCCCGTCGATGCCGATGGCGTGATCAGGCTCTCGCGACGTGTAGTTTCTGCTGGACTCGGCGTGCCTCTGAAGATTTCTATCGTGATAAGTCCAATTCATGAGGATCAAGTCGTTGAGTGTAGCGAAGCAACCTTTAAACCCGAGAGAGCCGGTATAAGCCTCAACGAGCTCGGTGTTAGTTTCTGTAGTATGGAAGTTAGCGTTGCTTGGTCATGTTTCCGTTATGAATGA